A window of the Carassius carassius chromosome 36, fCarCar2.1, whole genome shotgun sequence genome harbors these coding sequences:
- the lrfn4a gene encoding leucine-rich repeat and fibronectin type-III domain-containing protein 4, which yields MRRTEPGSPSRGNNLLQEQESLKWIQPRKYPASSISVSTTNVRPCPMLKSTLFRLCLLTSILLRSGQGVLAGETWGMVSICPIHCVCRNLSESLSTLCVNKGLLFVPPNIDRRTVELRLADNYILEVGGADFANMTGLVDLTLSRNTIHALKPLAFADLESLRSLHLDTNRLTVVGPQDLTGLINLQHLIINNNQLIDVSADAFDDFLLTLEDLDLSYNNLRRVPWESIQNMASLHTLNLDHNLIDQIAEGSFSELYKLSRLDMTSNRLQTLPPDPLFSRSQIGVVSPTPYNSITSLNFGGNPLHCNCELLWLRRLIREDDMETCATPTHLAGRYFWSIPEEEFTCEPPLITRNTNKLWVLEGQRATLKCRAIGDPEPVIHWVSPDDRIVANSSRIHSYYNGTLDFLVTRARDDGTYTCIAINAAGESTALVDLKIIPLPHRGNGTITLINHRDPGSSDISSGRGGVEGAGTGVVTVWNATGGKGDTGERGSGSSNGGTETLIGVLGVTSNSAQIRWKMGRSSAPFLVWMYQIQYNSTADGGLVYRILPPTSNSFLLKNLVSGADYSLCVLAIFDDGISSLATTKVLGCIQFSTKEDYTECRSLHAHFLGGTLTVMVGGVVVVTLLVFTVAMMVRHRVCGECRDDANRPGKFFPAKGVDVYAQTNGNNSMMMVALPNGLLAQRTKDKHKPSSPPKSKQSPEPHRGRRHKGDGKVREKCFSPLTPESERLTLYYSPSNTLPTLTQKQAGRLKLRKSLEKDRYVDRQVLASLELTQDGDDGREGGSDLRQALKMKRSCSFDVGEITTTTCYSYAKRLSVIWTRRSQSLHGMLVHCTSTTSTSSTGSNEQYGHGLTQNYLHAFASNNSSNSNSNSTSNSNSSMTVNPRDLEESVV from the exons ATGCGACGCACAGAACCAGGGAGTCCATCTAGAGGAAACAATCTGTTGCAAGAACAGGAGAGCTTGAAATGGATACAACCAAGAAAATATCCTGCTTCATCTATCTCAGTCAGCACAACAAATGTCCGCCCCTGTCCCATGCTAAAGTCAACACTTTTCCGGCTGTGTCTCCTCACCTCCATACTGCTGCGGAGTGGACAAGGTGTATTGGCAGGGGAGACATGGGGCATGGTGTCCATTTGCCCCATCCATTGCGTGTGTCGGAACTTATCAGAGTCTCTGAGCACACTGTGTGTGAATAAAGGTCTTCTTTTTGTGCCACCAAACATTGATCGCCGCACTGTGGAGCTGCGTCTTGCTGACAACTACATCCTGGAAGTGGGAGGTGCAGACTTTGCCAATATGACAGGACTAGTTGACCTGACATTGTCACGCAACACCATACATGCTCTGAAACCACTGGCCTTTGCTGATCTGGAGAGTTTGCGTTCGCTTCACTTGGACACCAACCGTCTCACAGTGGTGGGGCCTCAGGACCTGACAGGTCTTATTAACCTTCAGCATCTTATCATCAACAACAATCAGCTCATAGATGTTTCGGCAGATGCTTTTGATGACTTCCTGCTAACTCTAGAGGATCTGGATCTTTCCTACAATAACCTCCGTAGGGTTCCTTGGGAATCTATTCAGAATATGGCTAGCCTGCACACCTTAAATCTAGATCACAATCTAATAGACCAGATTGCTGAGGGTTCTTTCAGTGAGCTCTATAAACTATCCCGACTGGATATGACCTCGAACAGACTGCAGACACTTCCCCCTGATCCACTGTTTTCCAGATCCCAGATTGGGGTTGTTAGTCCAACACCGTACAATTCAATCACCAGCCTTAACTTTGGGGGGAACCCCCTGCACTGCAACTGTGAGCTGTTGTGGCTACGACGACTGATTCGGGAAGACGACATGGAGACATGTGCCACACCTACTCATCTGGCGGGTCGATACTTCTGGTCCATTCCAGAGGAAGAGTTCACATGTGAGCCTCCACTGATCACCCGTAATACCAACAAACTGTGGGTGTTGGAGGGCCAAAGAGCCACACTTAAATGTCGAGCCATTGGTGACCCTGAGCCAGTCATTCATTGGGTGTCACCAGATGACCGTATTGTGGCCAACTCTAGTCGCATTCACTCGTACTATAATGGCACACTGGATTTTTTGGTGACCCGTGCCAGAGATGATGGCACCTATACGTGTATTGCCATCAATGCCGCAGGGGAATCCACAGCTCTGGTAGACTTGAAGATCATCCCTCTTCCTCATAGAGGGAATGGTACAATAACTCTTATCAACCACAGAGACCCTGGATCCTCTGATATAAGTAGTGGCCGTGGTGGGGTTGAAGGGGCAGGGACTGGTGTAGTGACTGTATGGAATGCCACCGGAGGCAAGGGAGATACAGGAGAAAGAGGAAGTGGAAGTAGTAATGGAGGCACAGAAACCTTGATAGGAGTTCTAGGTGTGACATCCAATTCAGCACAGATTCGCTGGAAAATGGGTCGATCTTCAGCGCCTTTTTTGGTGTGGATGTATCAGATCCAGTACAACAGCACAGCTGATGGTGGACTTGTTTACAG AATTCTGCCTCCAACCAGTAATAGTTTCCTGCTGAAAAACTTGGTGTCAGGAGCAGACTACAGCCTGTGCGTCTTGGCCATATTCGATGATGGCATCTCCTCCTTGGCTACTACAAAGGTGCTGGGCTGCATCCAGTTCAGCACTAAAGAGGATTATACAGAATGTCGTTCTCTGCACGCTCACTTCCTGGGCGGCACGTTGACAGTGATGGTGGGGGGCGTGGTGGTAGTAACCCTTCTGGTCTTCACTGTGGCCATGATGGTGCGCCATCGTGTCTGCGGAGAGTGTCGGGATGATGCCAACAGGCCGGGAAAGTTTTTTCCAGCCAAAGGGGTGGATGTTTATGCCCAGACGAACGGAAACAACAGTATGATGATGGTGGCATTGCCAAATGGACTCTTGGCCCAAAGAACAAAAGACAAACACAAGCCCAGCTCTCCCCCGAAATCTAAACAGAGCCCGGAGCCTCACCGTGGCAGACGTCACAAGGGAGACGGGAAAGTGAGGGAAAAATGTTTTAGTCCTCTCACACCAGAAAGTGAGAGATTGACACTCTATTACTCCCCATCTAACACACTTCCCACGCTAACACAAAAGCAAGCAGGTAGGCTCAAGTTGAGGAAGTCTCTGGAGAAAGATAGATACGTGGACAGACAAGTCTTGGCCTCACTTGAATTGACACAAGATGGAGATGACGGAAGGGAAGGAGGCTCAGACTTGAGGCAAGCACTCAAGATGAAGCGTAGCTGCTCTTTTGATGTGGGTGAAATCACCACCACCACATGTTACAGCTACGCCAAGCGTCTGAGCGTCATCTGGACCCGACGTAGCCAGTCCCTACATGGCATGCTTGTCCATTGTACCTCCACCACCAGCACGTCCAGCACGGGTAGCAACGAGCAGTACGGCCACGGCCTAACACAGAACTATCTACATGCCTTCGCTTCCAACAACTCCTCCAACTCCAACTCCAATTCAACTTCAAACTCAAACAGTAGCATGACAGTCAATCCAAGAGACCTAGAGGAAAGTGTGGTGTAG